Genomic DNA from Chloroflexota bacterium:
CCGTGCTGTGCATGGCGAAGCTCCCGCCAGACGAGAACGCCTGGGGCAACCCGGACCTCGACCGCACGGCGATGACGGCGCTGACCCGCGCGCAGTCGATCTGCCGCGAGGAGGGCGTCGTCGGGGTCTTCAAGCTGAACTACGCGCGCGATCTGGCAGGGGCGATCGTCGACGAGGCTCGGCGCAGCGGCGCGGTGCTGATCTGCATGAGCATCGACGAGTACGCCGACTACGAGCTGGGCGAGTCGGCGCTGATGAGCGAGACGGTCCAGACGGTGCTGGCCGCGGCACCCTGCTCGGTGCTCCTCGAAGACCCGACCCTCAGCCCGCGCTTCGACGCGGACAACGCCGCCGGCTAGTACACGACCACGATGAAGCTGATGGGCGTATCCGTCATCCCGAGCGAAGCGACGAAGGAGCGAAGTCGAGGGATCTTCCCCGGTGGACCTGGTGTGTGGCCGGAGAAGATCCCTCCGCTTCGGTCGGGATGACGCCCCTCGTATTCACCATGAGCGCAGTACCAGCGTCGAACGCCGGCCAGCGCATCGCTGCCCGCGATGGACTCCCAGGGATGGGCTCAGGGCTTGCGTGCGCGGATGAACCCACTGGCGACGCGCCCACCAGAGGCCTCGAAGCGGGCGTAGGCGTCGGCGCTCCAGGTCTGGCCGGCCGATTCGGACAGCTTGTGGGCGTCGTAGACGCGGGTGATCTCGATGTCGATACCGTCGAAGCCGGCCTCGGCCAGCAGGCGGCGATACTCGCCCTCCTCGAGCGCGCCCGCCACACACCCGACCCACGCCACCATGTCGGCGCGCAGATCGGCCGGCAGGTCACCCTGCGTGACGACATCCGAGACGGCCAGCCGGCCGCCCGACTTCAGCACCCGGAACGCCTCGCGCAGCACGCGCCCCTTGTCCGCCGAGAGGTTGATGACGCAGTTCGAGATGATCACGTCGACCCGGTTGTCCGGCAGCGGGATCTCCTCGATGTGCCCCTTCAGGAACTCGACGTTGGCAGCGCCCTGCTCATCAGCGTTCTTGCGCGCCAGCGCCAGCATCTCGTCGGTCATGTCGAGGCCGTAGGCGAAGCCCGTCGGCCCGACTCTCCGCGCCGAGAGCAGCACGTCGATGCCGCCGCCGCTGCCCAGGTCGAGGACGGTCTCGCCGGGCGACAACTCGGCCAGGGCGGTCGGGTTGCCGCAGCCGAGCGACGCCTTGACGGCGTCCTCTGGCAGCAGGCCGGTCTCGTCAGCTCCGTACAGGTTCGAGGTGATCGGATCGCCGCTGCCACTGCAGCAGGAGGAGCCTCCTTGGGTCACGGTCAGGGCGCGCGCCGCGTACTTGGTGCGAACGGTCTCGCGGATCGATTCGGCGGACGGTTCGACGGCCATGGTGTCCTCCTGTCATCCCAGCACTGGGGTGGGCTGATGCATGCCGATCGCTCGGCGTTACGTTCTGATGAGACGTCGTTCGTCGTGGGTGCAGAGAAAGAGCACCCGCTGCTTGCTTATCTGGTCCGTTCCCACAGCCTGAGCCTCCAGAGTCTGGCTACCGTGCGAACGTCAGCCGGCGCGCCAGCCAGAGCGAGACGTACACCAGCGCCACCAGGGCCGGCACCTCGATCAGCGGGCCGACCACTGCCGCCAGCGCCTGCCCGCTGGCGATCCCGAACGTCCCGATGGCGACGGCGATGGCCAGCTCGAAGTTGTTGCCGGCCGCCGTGAACGAGAGCGTCGCCGTCTCGGGGTAGGAGAACCCCGAGCGGCGCCCCCACCAGAACGCCGCCCCGAAGATCACGCCGAAGTAGATCACCAGCGGCAGGGCGATCCGCGCCACGTCGAGTGGCAGCGCCAGGATCACGTCGCCCTTGAGGCTGAACATCACGACGATGGTGAACAGCAGCGCCAGCAGGGCCGTCGGTGCGATGGCCGGCATCGCCA
This window encodes:
- a CDS encoding universal stress protein — protein: MRNAVGPSDRRTTGARELLVPFDDSWGATRVLRRACRTARRDGESIAVLCMAKLPPDENAWGNPDLDRTAMTALTRAQSICREEGVVGVFKLNYARDLAGAIVDEARRSGAVLICMSIDEYADYELGESALMSETVQTVLAAAPCSVLLEDPTLSPRFDADNAAG
- a CDS encoding arsenite methyltransferase, translated to MAVEPSAESIRETVRTKYAARALTVTQGGSSCCSGSGDPITSNLYGADETGLLPEDAVKASLGCGNPTALAELSPGETVLDLGSGGGIDVLLSARRVGPTGFAYGLDMTDEMLALARKNADEQGAANVEFLKGHIEEIPLPDNRVDVIISNCVINLSADKGRVLREAFRVLKSGGRLAVSDVVTQGDLPADLRADMVAWVGCVAGALEEGEYRRLLAEAGFDGIDIEITRVYDAHKLSESAGQTWSADAYARFEASGGRVASGFIRARKP